The Pseudomonadota bacterium genomic sequence GTACGCCCTGGCCGAGCTCGGCCCGGCCTTCTTCCGACCCGCGGCCTTTGTTGAGCAGCGCTTCAATGACCCGGACGCCGACGTGCTGCACAGCGCACTGGGCGAGGGCCGCGGTGTGTTGCTGTGTGCACCCCACTTCGGTGCCTGGGAAATGCTCGGTCAGTACCTCGCGCTCAAACACACGGTGCACGCGCTCTACAAACCCTCGGACGTAGCGAACGCAGACGACCTGCTGCTGGCCGGACGCACCCGGTTCGGCATCGCCCTCCACCCGACCAACGCCGCCGGGGTGCGCGGCCTGCACAAGGCCCTTGCGGACAATGCTCTGGTGTCGATTCTGCCGGACCAGGAACCCGACGCCTCGGGCGGCGCGTTTGCCCCCTTTTTCGGCGTGCCCGCGTTGACCATGACCCTGATGGCACGCCTGGCCCGCAAGCGGCGCGTGCCGGTGGTGCTCGCCGCCGCCGTGCGCGACATCGATCAGTGCCGTTTCCGCGCCGTCTTTCGACGCCTGGACGATGGCATTTACAGCCCCGACACCACCACGGCACTCGG encodes the following:
- a CDS encoding lysophospholipid acyltransferase family protein yields the protein MPIAAPAIRLALRVSARLPLRGLYALARAGLRLSGAAAGKSRTFTDVNLQLCFPDLDDAAREALVDASLRHDAYALAELGPAFFRPAAFVEQRFNDPDADVLHSALGEGRGVLLCAPHFGAWEMLGQYLALKHTVHALYKPSDVANADDLLLAGRTRFGIALHPTNAAGVRGLHKALADNALVSILPDQEPDASGGAFAPFFGVPALTMTLMARLARKRRVPVVLAAAVRDIDQCRFRAVFRRLDDGIYSPDTTTALGCMNRAIETLVREHPAQYLWSYRRFRSMPTGQRRGYARVDDIVG